The following proteins are encoded in a genomic region of Ostrea edulis chromosome 7, xbOstEdul1.1, whole genome shotgun sequence:
- the LOC125656919 gene encoding neurogenic locus notch homolog protein 1-like has translation MVLSTLLFVLVLVALGGAASAENVVCTSDFEMIISEDCKTLYRCVWRKPVRMPDCAPGLVYSRQYGVCVYQGSEFDDCAAKKGTKDSCTSKPCKNGGGCKPSEDGKSYTCACPAEYGGDNCEKALTIQEICIAQLYYRAPHPQQCQLFYDCATMSDTAPFYFGQHLRECKYPQLFSEQTLQCENYTEVNCGNRTEHKSPCDYLSHQCRGSHCQPCALNHPSCEGKEDGTHQHGYKIESPWFMVCKDERFVSDGLCPRDAILHVHSRIYKGECTSLYGIPKDEGGIMPDCSGLTDGNHKDENVNPHIYYTCNGGETTVKMCPTGQIYDETEKACIEE, from the exons ATGGTGCTATCAACATTACTCTTCGTTTTGGTTTTGGTGGCCCTTGGTGGTGCAGCTTCTGCGGAAAATGTAGTTTGCACTTCAGATTTTGAAAtgatcatttctgaagattgtAAAACCCTCTACCGCTGTGTCTGGAGAAAGCCCGTGAGGATGCCTGATTGTGCCCCAGGACTCGTCTACAGTCGACAGTATGGGGTGTGCGTGTACCAGGGCAGCGAATTTGACGACTGTGCAGCGAAGAAAG GTACAAAGGACTCCTGCACCAGTAAACCCTGTAAGAACGGAGGGGGCTGCAAGCCCTCAGAGGACGGGAAGTCCTACACGTGTGCCTGCCCCGCGGAGTATGGAGGAGACAACTGTGAAAAGG CTCTTACGATACAAGAAATCTGCATTGCTCAATTGTACTACCGAGCCCCCCATCCACAACAATGTCAGCTCTTCTACGACTGCGCCACGATGTCCGACACTGCACCTTTCTACTTTGGACAACATCTGCGAGAGTGCAAATATCCACAGCTGTTCTCGGAGCAAACGTTACAATGCGAGAACTACACAGAGGTCAACTGTGGAAACAGGACAGAGCACAAATCACCAT GTGATTACCTTTCACATCAATGCAGAGGCTCACATTGCCAGCCATGCGCTCTAAACCATCCAAGCTGCGAGGGCAAAGAAGACGGTACCCATCAACACGGCTACAAGATTGAATCGCCATGGTTTATGGTTTGCAAAGACGAAAGATTTGTCTCCGATGGGCTCTGTCCCAGGGATGCTATTCTCCACGTACATTCGAGAATATACAAAGGAGAGTGTACTAGTTTGTATGGCATTCCCAAGGACGAGGGAGGAATCATGCCCGACTGTTCCGGCCTGACGGACGGAAATCATAAAGACGAGAATGTAAATCCCCATATTTACTACACTTGTAATGGAGGGGAGACAACCGTGAAAATGTGTCCGACAGGCCAAATCTATGACGAAACTGAAAAAGCATGCATAGAGGAATGA
- the LOC130048620 gene encoding uncharacterized protein LOC130048620, with translation MAFDDGGRNGLTEKSYTNLRNMCSTTDSVSNLSNTIDSVLNEEDTMQCAYSPQNSEIVHVLTNNPVSENQPEHNLVEETFPNTVLTNCTCDFESFDNVLQNLPKEMYIEKLLQLTSSNEQLIIEYRTFLCSRAKTIEGCPKGNLIQRRNTKANPSSVRYAKDCFALYIFCNGDNSHLSDVFDKKQDISEISSAFTIDQHYITQTLVERMHELEVSASGTDKIIKNMQKTITDLKSKNSSLIAEVDKMKSDIEVHATSCETFRKTTKARLKCVEGLDFTEEQAKSKKISNELSRLSKLCQSLQKQLSDIKMSKSYTAVVTPPRAPDSQSRISESTSRSSDHSQGSAPNNGTTENSTRNTQECPDKCKVQKEVTDENHNAPKHQSSVKLSDTSSSCPALTDSSHSKNNIPIPVHISRKPDSFVAKQSGLNQAHDPNQKRDVFLGITHHRRRNAQFYLTGIDCDTTRDGIINYVRDSNIRVTYLSLFQSKYNQDCLSAKIHVPEENRKTLCARSFWPHGVKCRPWINAHERQRSRQNDYKDTLHNEQS, from the coding sequence ATGGCGTTCGATGATGGCGGACGTAACGGATTGACTGAGAAAAGTTATACGAATTTACGGAATATGTGTTCCACTACAGACTCTGTAAGTAACCTTAGCAATACTATAGATAGTGTTTTGAACGAGGAAGATACAATGCAATGTGCATATAGTCCACAAAACTCTGAAATAGTCCATGTTCTGACAAACAATCCAGTGAGCGAAAACCAACCTGAGCACAATTTGGTTGAAGAGACATTTCCCAATACTGTGCTGACAAATTGTACATGTGATTTTGAGTCGTTTGACAATGTTCTACAAAATCTTCCAAAGgaaatgtatattgaaaaactgtTGCAGTTAACGTCCAGTAACGAACAGCTTATAATAGAATATAGGACATTTCTTTGTAGCAGGGCTAAAACCATTGAAGGGTGTCCTAAGGGAAACCTCATACAGCGTAGAAACACTAAAGCCAACCCAAGCTCAGTAAGATACGCAAAGGACTGTTTTGCTCTTTATATATTCTGTAATGGTGACAATTCGCATCTATCAGAtgtttttgacaaaaaacaagatatttctgaaatatcAAGCGCATTTACCATAGATCAACACTACATAACGCAAACACTTGTAGAACGTATGCATGAACTTGAAGTCAGCGCATCAGGCACAgacaaaattattaaaaacatgCAAAAAACTATAACAGATCTCAAATCTAAAAATTCTTCATTAATTGCGGAAGTTGATAAAATGAAAAGTGACATAGAAGTCCATGCCACATCATGTGAAACTTTTCGTAAAACCACTAAGGCACGTCTGAAGTGTGTTGAAGGTCTTGACTTTACTGAGGAACAAGCCAAATCTAAAAAAATCAGCAATGAATTATCTAGATTGTCCAAACTTTGTCAAAGTCTACAGAAACAATTGTCTGATATAAAGATGTCAAAGTCATATACTGCTGTCGTTACCCCACCGAGGGCCCCAGATAGTCAGTCTCGGATCAGTGAAAGCACTTCGCGGTCCAGTGATCATTCACAAGGCTCGGCACCAAATAACGGTACAACAGAGAATTCCACGCGAAACACACAAGAATGTCCAGATAAATGCAAAGTACAGAAAGAAGTTACTGATGAAAATCATAATGCACCAAAACATCAGTCAAGTGTAAAATTAAGTGATACTAGTAGTTCCTGTCCAGCACTGACAGACAGTAGCCACTCAAAAAACAATATTCCCATCCCTGTGCATATTTCCCGGAAGCCCGACTCGTTTGTAGCAAAACAATCTGGTCTAAATCAAGCCCATGATCCAAATCAAAAACGAGACGTATTTCTCGGAATAACGCATCATAGACGGAGAAACGCTCAATTTTACCTCACGGGCATAGACTGTGACACTACTCGGGATGGCATTATTAACTATGTACGAGACAGTAATATCCGTGTGACGTATCTATCCTTATTCCAGTCCAAATATAATCAGGACTGTTTGTCTGCGAAAATCCACGTTCCCGAAGAAAATCGTAAAACATTATGTGCGCGTTCATTCTGGCCTCACGGAGTCAAATGCCGTCCATGGATCAATGCACATGAGAGACAACGAAGTCGCCAAAACGATTATAAAGATACTCTTCACAATGAACAATCTTAG